Part of the Lagenorhynchus albirostris chromosome 19, mLagAlb1.1, whole genome shotgun sequence genome, GAGGAGAAGAGGGTCATCCGGGTCTCTCAGTGCCACGGCTGCTCGTGTGCtttgggagggtggggaggaggggagcgaTGGTGCTTCTGGTGCTAAAGATAAACAGCGGTTTCCCTGGGCCTCCCGAACCCAGTCTCAAGGGACACCTTCACCACAGCGCCGCCACAGCCAAAGCCGCCTCTCTGGGACCGTCGGAAAGAGTTGATTTGTGCGCATGCGCGAGCCTCGAGCCTCCTCCGTTTCCCGCCTTTTCCGAGGCTGGCGCCacgccctctctccctccagcgAGGCGATGCGCAGCTCGGGACCAATGCGCAGTCATTGATCACTCTGAGGTCCACCATCCACTCACTTCCATTCTCGCCAGAAAGGAGAGGGCGACGGTAATGAGGAAAAGGTTTAGAAACTGTTGTCCAAAAAGGAAGTTTAGGGGTGAgtcagggaaaggaaggaggaaggggtgcCCCATAGTGGGGAATGCCTGGAGGAGGGGTGCAGTACAGCTCCAAACAGCCCTGTCCCACCATCCTTCATTCAATCCGCTCATCCATTTGTTGTCAGTCCACCTGCCTCAGCCTGACTGCCCTAGGACCTAACTTCTTGACTCCTACTCCTAGGACTAAGGGGCCCTGGGTTGGCTTTGGACAGCCTAACCTTCACTTGGGAGAAGGAAGTGCTGTCACCTGGGTTCCCTAGGGGGTCACATTATTTACAAATCTTATCAGGCTGGAGAAACACTGACAGACCAACAGAGATGCTACAAGCCTCAGGCAGAGGCACACATGCAGTTCTTTCTGGATTAGGAGTATGTGTCAATCCAAGTGAGGACCTTTGGGAATTTCCTGTGCAGAAAAGAAACTGACATAGCCCCCAGGCCCAGAGACCCCCAAACTCATCATCTTCTCTGCCATAGACATCATCATTAGCCAAGGTTAGAACTGGAGTTGGCTCCAgacacacacaggaaggctcaGACAGGCTCAGAGCTCAGACTGGGCCCAAGGCCATTCCCTGTCACATGGCAAGACACAGCCTCACCAACAGGACAGTGTGCCCAGAGGCAGCACACACCATGCTCAAGAACGGgccttggagggcttccctggtggcgcagtggttgagagtccgcctgccgatgcaggggacacgggttcgtgcccctgtccgggaagatcccacatgccgcggagcggctgggcccacgagccatggccgctgaacctgcgcgtccggagcctgtgctctgcaacgggagaggccacaacagtgagaagcccgcataccacaaaaaaaaaaaaaaaagttgaactcatagaaacagagattcaaaaaatggttgccaggggctacgGTTGGGGGAAAATAGGGAAAAGTTGgtaaaagagtacaaactttcagttataagatgaatagggtctgaggatctaatgtataacatgttgactatagttgataatactgtattatataactgcaatttgctaagagaatagaacttgtgttctcatcagaagaaagaaaagggtacgtatgtgaggtgatgaatgtgttagcTAACTCAGTGGTAGGAATCCTTTTacgatgtatacatatatcacatcatcatgctgtacactttaacTATATtgcaattttgtcaattatacctcagtaaagttggAAAAAAAGTGGCCTTGCAACCTTGAGTCTGGCTGGCTCAGAACATGTCTCACTCACGTACCACATGCCCTTTGTATCCAcgtccattttcatttaataaattttttgcaccaaaagcaaaacacaacaaacaaaaaaaccctagcCAGATACTACCACAGTATCTGGCTCATACCAATGAGCCACGCTTCTAATTCATAaggccttcattttattttttttaatggaaacaagTCTTCATTAAGTAActtttaatatcagaaaaataaaactctcatAATTCTCTTTACAGCAAATATATCATATCAGTGTCAGTGCTCTGGCCATCTTAAGTTAAAGGTGctttatcataaaatatatggTTTTAAACTTCACTCAAATTGAATTTATAATCCCTATGACTTCCCTACAAGGCCTTCATGTTAAAGGGGAGGAAATGGAAGCCCAAAAAGGGAGAAGGTTTGGCCAGGATCTCCAAGTCAATGGCTGAACCCAGGCTAGAACTCACGTCCTCAGGAGGCGGCGGCGAAGGGGAGTGTTTAGGTTTCTCCTGCTTGCTGGGCATGATTCTGTCACTTTGCCAATGATCCTCCTCCCCAAGCCCCCTGCGCACTTCACAGCGAGCACTGCCCAttacctgcccctcccctccgccTCCCTGGACACGTCTGGCCCTCCTCAGACCTTTCACGCCTCCACAACCCTCATGGACCACAGGACAAGGCAGAAAGGCAACTCCGTAACTTTATTTCACTATGTGAAGGGGTAGGGGTGTTTGGTCCAGCTAGATCGTCAGTCCCTGAAGGCAAACAGAAGGCCTAAGAGGATGCCCCAAGCAGGTCTCCCACTAGAGGGCTCTGCACCAGCAAACTGGGCCTTCTCTAAGATGTTGATGGCCTCAGTCACTCTGATGCTGCCAATATGGTGAAAGTGGGATAAAATATCGGTGTTTTCACGAGCACAGCCCATGAGGAGGAAGGTGGTATTGAGATACCCTGTAAGGAAGAGAGCAAGGAGTCAGAGACACTTTCAAGACTCAAACGTCCTACCCCTCCTTCCAGACACCCCTCACAAACCAGGACCCCTGCTCTCCCACCAAACACTCAGGTACCAGgcaccttctcccctcctccttggaATTATGTGCCACAACCCCCATCCCCCAGGACCCAGACACAGGACCATGGGACCTCAGTCCCACCCACCTCCCTCAGAGACGGGAACGCAGCAGGCCTAGAGCAGGCATCTGAGAAAGAAAGTTTCTCTTCTCTCACCTGCCTGAAATTTTAAGGTGGAACTGTAACACTCAGTAGCATTGTTGGGGCAAGCCTCGGTGGTGACAAAATTTGGGAGGCAGTCCTTGGAGTGCTCGCCCACACAGGTTGGGCAACTATGGGAAGAAGATGCTAAAGTCTTAGGAGCCTTGGCCTTGAGTTTCACAAAAGGATCCATGTTGGTGAGGTTATTGCAGAGGTATGTCCGGCAGACACGGCTATAGGAGGCAATGGACAATCCGGGCGGCGAAACGAGGTAGGAGACTTGCGGGGGGTAAGATGAAGCTGGGCTGCAGCCTTTAAAACCCACAATTCCCCTTCTGGTCCCTGTGGGGCAGAAGATTGGAGAGCTCTGATCAGTGTCGCTGGCCACACCCAGTTCAAGCTCCCAGCCCACGCCCTGCTCTTCCTGCTGCCCCATCACCAactttgcccctcccccactgtccTCTCACCACTCAGATTTCCCACGTCTCATCTGCCTCTCCTCACACTTCTCCCCACAGGAGCCCGTCTGCGCCTCTCTCCCTTGTATCCCAAACTTGTCTTCTCTCCCAGAGTCCCCCTCTCCTCCTGGGATCTGTCCACCTCCATTGTGTCCTCTTATCCAGCCCACACCACAACTAGCTGGGTCCTGCCCCTCTCCTGCCGATGTCTGGATGCTGTTCCCAAACATATAATGGGGTAGATATCTGGAACTCAAGTCCAGAGTCCCTGGGTGCTAGGAATGGAGGTGGGGTCAGAAGACCAAGCAAACAAAATGTTGCAAAGTCACCCCTGTTCCGTTCACCTGTCTCGATGAACACCAGCGTCTCCTCACAGCCCTCATTCAGTTTACACACCATGCTCCTCATCAGAAGCCATTGCCAGTTATGGAGATCAACAGCTCTGAAGAGGGAAGATGTTGCTTCATAACACAAAAGAGCTCCAGCCCCTAAAGAGAGAATGTTCTTCCAGTCACCTGCCCCTCACATTGCCTTCTCAGCCCCGAACCGCCAATCAAGAGCTCAGCCTCCACAGACCCTGTCTCCCGAGGGACCCAGATATGCAGCTTTCCTTCCCCCAGTGACATGAATCCAGCCCTCCCATCCCAGCCAAGAGGGTCCCTAAGGGTCCAGCCACAAAGGACATACAAGGCAGAGTGGAAATGGCCCCTAGGAGACAGAGCAGCTGCACGGGGCTCAAATGCTGAGGTCCCATGGTCCTGTGTCTGGGTCCTGGATGCTGGGCCTCGGTCTGGAACCAATTTCAATCTAGGTCTCAAGCTCAGTTCTTGTCAGCCTCTGGGTCACTGTTTCTGGAGCAGAAAGTTGATTATCATTTTCATTAACATAGGCTCCCTGAGCCCTTCAGGGACACAGGTCTTCCCATCTCCATAGTCTCTCTTCCAACCTAACCCGAACCCACATTAGCTTCTCAAATCCTGACTCTTCACTCTCCTGCTTAGGTTCTGCCACTGGACATGGTGCTGAGCAGAGGACGCTGGCTTATTCAAAGGATCACTATCATACAGGCTATTCTCCATCCAGAGACAATGAGGTCAGAACAACAAATGTGTGTGTAGGAGTTAACCAACATATTACTAAATAACCCTTGACtcgaaaaagaaattaaaaagtatttagaaCTGAATAATAGCAAACATACtacatgtcacacacacacacgtgcatgtaaAATCTGATGAAAACTGAATAAGGCCTGTAAGTTAGTTAAGAGTAAtataccaatgtcaatttcctgctCATATACTACAGTTATACAGAATGTCCCTATGGGGAACTGGAAGAAGGGTTTAAGGGACTCTAaaatttttgcaacttcttgtaAGCCAATAATCATTTCAACatcaaaagttttttaaaatacacatcaaAATTTGGGACTCTGATTTCTAAATCAATATTCAGaagtaaatttataatttaaatacatttatcaggAAACAAGAAGAATTACAATATGTTTATGAATTAACTCAAGAAGTTATATGAGACCACAAAGCATCCCCCAAAAAgggatagaaataaaaatgatgacagaaatcaatggaatagaaaacaacaaaaaagtattaCAAAAGACTAATATTCATTCTTTGACAATATTACTAAGATAATTCTCTGGCAActctaatcaagaaaaaaatgcaaataaaatacagaatgaaaaataaaaattaacagacaTCACATGTTCTAAGAATAATAAAAGTGTCATTAACAACTCtacatttataaatttgaaaacccAGATGAAGTGGATAAGTTTCTAAAATAATATGAAGTGCCAAAATTGGCATAAGAGCGCATACAAAGTCTTAAAACGAGAATGGTCAAGGATCTCAGGCAAATTgacaagaaaaagagagcaacccCAGCAGGGGAATGGACCAAGCATATGAAGAAGTAATCTCAAAAACaaaccagggggcttccctggtggcacagtggttgagagtccgcctgccgatgcaggggacacgggttcgtgccccggtccgggaagatcccacataccgcggagcggctaggcccgtgagccatggctgctgagcctgtgcgtccggagcctgtgcttcgcaacaggagaggccacaacagtgagaggcctgcgtaccgcaaaacaaaacaaaacaaacaacaacaaaaaaaaaccaaagtctaACAAGCATATGAAGAAACACCCCAGCTCAACaataatcagagaaatacaaTGTATCCAAATGTGCATCTATCAGACTGGCGAGGGATCAGAAAGCTGGAAAACTATGAGCATTGGTAGGACTGTGGGGCTACAGagacccttgtgcactgctgctCATGGGGTAGTTGGGGCCAGGGATAGGGTCCTCTTGTGGACCCTGAGGAAGGGAGGAGTTCTGAACAGTGTCTCAGACCCAAAGCATCATTCATTGTGGGGAGGAGTCTGGCAATACTTAGTCAAATTAGGCTTACAAAGAGCCATCTCTGGTATATCCTAGGTACACATAA contains:
- the LYPD4 gene encoding ly6/PLAUR domain-containing protein 4, producing the protein MGPQHLSPVQLLCLLGAISTLPWAGALLCYEATSSLFRAVDLHNWQWLLMRSMVCKLNEGCEETLVFIETGTRRGIVGFKGCSPASSYPPQVSYLVSPPGLSIASYSRVCRTYLCNNLTNMDPFVKLKAKAPKTLASSSHSCPTCVGEHSKDCLPNFVTTEACPNNATECYSSTLKFQAGYLNTTFLLMGCARENTDILSHFHHIGSIRVTEAINILEKAQFAGAEPSSGRPAWGILLGLLFAFRD